A genomic region of Dermacentor andersoni chromosome 9, qqDerAnde1_hic_scaffold, whole genome shotgun sequence contains the following coding sequences:
- the LOC126527630 gene encoding uncharacterized protein → MTTPPRGKSTLRRSVLASAFIFVAALETVAPLSVTKVVDTSSSCTDKQFKCVAGGNCIPGWWQCDGTWDCRDGSDEQDCHANRTCLEDQFKCGQGGHCIPVTFRCDGERDCEDGSDEANCTSAENCKQAGFACRDSGECIPVLKRCDGKRDCEDGSDEESCTSARACSETEFACNDKGQCILATWRCDGDTDCSDRSDEENCTSARNCSEKEFACKDNGHCILATWLCDRDPDCSDHSDEENCTSAHTCSETEFACKDNGHCILATWRCDGERDCSDRSDEENCTSARACSEIEFACRDNGDCILARWQCDGDPDCLDNSDEENCTSTHTCSETEFACKDNGHCISATWRCDGDPDCSDHSDEENCTSAHTCSETEFACNDKGQCILATWRCDGDTDCSDRSDEENCTSARNCSEKEFACKDNGHCILATWLCDRDPDCSDHSDEENCTSAHTCSETEFACKDNGHCILATWRCDGERDCSDRSDEENCTSARACSEIEFACRDNGDCILARWQCDGDPDCLDNSDEENCTSTHTCSETEFACKDNGHCISATWRCDGDPDCSDRSDEENCTSARACSETEFACKDNGHCILATWRCDGDPDCSDRSDEEKCTSTRACSETEFACKDNGHCILATWRCDGDPDCSDRSDEENCTSTRACSETEFACKDNGHCILATWWCDGDPDCSDHSDEENCTSARTCSETEFACKDNGHCISVTWRCDGDPDCSDHSDEENCTSPHTCLPKQFACKDNGRCIWTNWWCDGERDCFDGSDEENCTSTHACSETEFACKDNGHCILATWRCDGDPDCSDRSDEENCTSARACSEAEFACKDNGYCILATWRCDGDPDCSDHSDEENCTSAHTCSETEFACKDTGHCISATWRCDGDADCSDRSDEENCTSARACLETEFTCKDNGHCILATWRCDGDPDCSDRSDEENCTSARACSEAEFACKDNGYCILATWRCDGDPDCSDHSDEENCTSARTCSETEFACKDNGYCISATWRCDGDPDCSDHSDEENCTSAHTCSETEFACKDNGHCISATWRCDGDPDCSDHSDEENCTSARTCSETEFACKDNGHCISATWRCDGDPDCSDRSDEENCTSTRACSETEFACKDNGHCILATWRCDGDSDCSDHSDEENCTSPHTCLPKQFACKDNGRCIWTNWWCDGERDCFDGSDEENCTSAHACSETEFACKDNGHCILATWLCDGDPDCSDHSDEENCTSARACSEAEFACKDNGYCILATWRCDGDTDCSDNSDEENCTSAHTCSETEFACKDNGHCISAAWRCDGDADCSDRSDEENCTSVRACSETEFACKDNGHCISATWRCDGDPDCSDRSDEENCTSARACSETEFTCEDNSHCILLTWRCDGDPDCSDGSDEDVATCNEGFICPPNKFLCKSLGQFVCVPTERRCDGDIDCDDAVDEKNCTRPQTCSEEEFTCTDRAQCIPAALRCDGTRDCVDGSDENFVDCLSEAPCPTDQFACRRTQEGSVTCLPRTLLCDGHTQCHDGSDEVGCENRICEAGEFRCTTGRCVPQQWTCDGKPDCPDGLDEDVILCNVFMSVCTPNQLPCFSHDDGVICVDEAQRCDGHVDCDDGSDERLNCARLAFHCRGSYLRCDNGRCVPKPWKCDGDYDCFDGSDEKGCASTDEQRSQNCSLNEFSCSSGSTCIPLNLRCDHRPDCPDESDEHDCPSEMSNFVGTKTALRVSELNRQKHAPEFEIRHNRSANQRFASTAPPLDEIFSISGSGQGVTFCEVFLRAPAVRGTSAVMSAIPTALLSLLVFLSGLATAVTYSIQLARKWDPCLANEFKCASNGKCIRAACLCDGRNDCDDGSDESDCSRGRRCSVTEFRCQNGQCIPSWRRCDGRPDCDDLSDEGEAMCGSETCHPDHFACKNRAGACIPAEWRCDRVRDCADGSDELDCPNVTCSEETEFACRNGRCVLRGWRCDGDDDCGDGSDEEHCPRDTRSS, encoded by the exons ATGACCACCCCACCGCGCGGCAAATCTACATTGCGGCGGTCAGTGTTGGCTTCGGCGTTCATCTTCGTCGCAGCACTGGAAACCGTAGCGCCTCTCTCGGTGACCAAAGTGGTGGACACAAGCTCCTCGTGCACGGACAAGCAGTTCAAGTGCGTCGCCGGAGGGAACTGCATCCCGGGATGGTGGCAGTGCGATGGCACGTGGGACTGCAGAGACGGATCGGACGAGCAGGACTGCCACGCAAACAGGACGTGTCTCGAAGATCAATTCAAGTGCGGACAAGGCGGTCACTGCATCCCGGTCACCTTTCGTTGCGACGGTGAACGCGACTGCGAAGACGGATCCGACGAGGCTAACTGCACCTCGGCGGAGAACTGCAAACAGGCTGGCTTCGCTTGCAGGGATAGCGGAGAGTGCATACCTGTGCTCAAGCGTTGCGACGGTAAGCGGGACTGCGAAGACGGCTCGGACGAAGAAAGCTGTACGTCTGCACGCGCTTGTTCGGAAACAGAATTTGCTTGCAACGACAAAGGTCAATGCATATTGGCAACGTGGCGGTGCGACGGTGACACCGACTGCTCGGACCGCTCGGACGAAGAGAACTGTACGTCTGCACGCAATTGTTCGGAAAAAGAATTTGCCTGTAAGGACAACGGTCATTGCATATTGGCAACGTGGCTGTGCGACAGGGACCCCGATTGCTCGGACCACTCGGATGAAGAGAACTGTACGTCTGCACACACTTGTTCGGAAACAGAATTTGCCTGCAAGGACAACGGTCATTGCATATTGGCAACGTGGCGGTGCGACGGTGAACGCGACTGCTCAGACCGCTCAGACGAAGAAAATTGTACGTCTGCACGCGCCTGTTCGGAAATAGAATTTGCGTGTCGGGACAACGGTGATTGCATATTGGCAAGGTGGCAGTGCGACGGTGACCCCGACTGTTTGGACAACTCGGACGAAGAGAACTGTACGTCTACGCACACTTGTTCGGAAACAGAATTTGCCTGCAAGGACAACGGTCATTGCATATCGGCGACATGGCGATGTGACGGTGACCCCGACTGCTCAGACCACTCGGACGAAGAGAACTGTACGTCTGCACACACTTGTTCGGAAACAGAATTTGCTTGCAACGACAAAGGTCAATGCATATTGGCAACGTGGCGGTGCGACGGTGACACCGACTGCTCGGACCGCTCGGACGAAGAGAACTGTACGTCTGCACGCAATTGTTCGGAAAAAGAATTTGCCTGTAAGGACAACGGTCATTGCATATTGGCAACGTGGCTGTGCGACAGGGACCCCGATTGCTCGGACCACTCGGATGAAGAGAACTGTACGTCTGCACACACTTGTTCGGAAACAGAATTTGCCTGCAAGGACAACGGTCATTGCATATTGGCAACGTGGCGGTGCGACGGTGAACGCGACTGCTCAGACCGCTCAGACGAAGAAAATTGTACGTCTGCACGCGCCTGTTCGGAAATAGAATTTGCGTGTCGGGACAACGGTGATTGCATATTGGCAAGGTGGCAGTGCGACGGTGACCCCGACTGTTTGGACAACTCGGACGAAGAGAACTGTACGTCTACGCACACTTGTTCGGAAACAGAATTTGCCTGCAAGGACAACGGTCATTGCATATCGGCGACATGGCGATGTGACGGTGACCCCGACTGCTCAGACCGCTCAGACGAAGAAAACTGTACGTCGGCGCGTGCTTGTTCAGAAACAGAATTTGCCTGCAAGGACAACGGTCATTGCATATTGGCAACGTGGCGGTGTGACGGTGACCCCGACTGCTCAGACCGCTCTGACGAAGAAAAGTGTACGTCCACGCGTGCTTGTTCGGAAACAGAATTTGCCTGCAAGGACAACGGTCATTGCATATTGGCAACGTGGCGGTGTGACGGTGACCCCGACTGCTCAGACCGCTCTGACGAAGAAAACTGTACGTCCACGCGTGCTTGTTCGGAAACAGAATTTGCCTGCAAGGACAACGGTCATTGCATATTGGCAACGTGGTGGTGTGACGGTGACCCCGACTGCTCGGACCACTCGGATGAAGAGAACTGTACCTCTGCACGCACTTGTTCGGAAACAGAATTTGCCTGCAAGGACAACGGTCATTGCATATCGGTGACATGGCGGTGTGACGGTGACCCCGACTGCTCGGACCACTCGGACGAAGAAAACTGTACGTCTCCCCACACTTGCTTACCAAAGCAGTTCGCGTGCAAGGACAATGGTCGATGTATATGGACAAATTGGTGGTGCGATGGTGAACGCGACTGCTTCGATGGCTCGGACGAAGAGAACTGTACATCCACGCATGCTTGTTCGGAAACAGAATTTGCCTGTAAGGACAATGGTCATTGCATATTGGCAACGTGGCGGTGTGACGGTGACCCTGACTGCTCGGACCGCTCGGATGAAGAGAACTGTACGTCCGCGCGTGCTTGTTCGGAAGCAGAATTCGCCTGTAAGGACAACGGTTATTGCATATTGGCAACGTGGCGGTGTGACGGTGACCCCGACTGCTCGGACCACTCGGATGAAGAGAACTGTACGTCTGCACACACTTGTTCGGAAACAGAATTTGCCTGCAAGGACACGGGTCATTGCATTTCGGCGACATGGAGATGCGACGGTGATGCCGACTGTTCAGACCGCTCAGACGAAGAAAACTGTACGTCCGCGCGTGCTTGTTTGGAAACAGAATTCACCTGCAAGGACAACGGCCATTGCATATTGGCAACGTGGCGGTGTGACGGTGACCCTGACTGCTCGGACCGCTCGGATGAAGAGAACTGTACGTCCGCGCGTGCTTGTTCGGAAGCAGAATTCGCCTGTAAGGACAACGGTTATTGCATATTGGCAACGTGGCGGTGTGACGGTGACCCCGACTGCTCGGACCACTCGGATGAAGAGAACTGTACGTCTGCACGCACTTGTTCGGAAACAGAATTTGCCTGCAAGGACAATGGTTATTGCATATCGGCGACATGGCGATGTGATGGTGACCCCGACTGCTCAGACCACTCGGACGAAGAGAACTGTACGTCTGCACACACTTGTTCGGAAACAGAATTTGCCTGCAAGGACAACGGTCATTGCATATCGGCGACATGGCGATGTGACGGTGACCCCGACTGCTCGGACCATTCGGATGAAGAGAACTGTACCTCTGCACGCACTTGTTCGGAAACAGAATTTGCCTGCAAGGACAACGGTCATTGCATATCGGCGACATGGCGATGTGACGGTGACCCCGACTGCTCGGACCGCTCAGACGAAGAAAACTGTACGTCCACGCGTGCTTGCTCGGAAACAGAATTTGCGTGCAAGGACAACGGTCATTGCATATTGGCAACGTGGCGGTGTGACGGTGACTCCGACTGCTCGGACCACTCGGACGAAGAAAACTGTACGTCTCCCCACACTTGCTTACCAAAGCAGTTCGCGTGCAAGGACAATGGTCGATGTATATGGACAAATTGGTGGTGCGACGGTGAACGCGACTGCTTCGATGGCTCGGACGAAGAGAACTGTACGTCCGCGCATGCTTGTTCGGAAACAGAATTTGCCTGTAAGGACAATGGTCATTGCATATTGGCAACGTGGCTGTGTGACGGTGACCCCGACTGCTCGGACCACTCGGATGAAGAGAACTGTACGTCCGCGCGTGCTTGTTCGGAAGCAGAATTCGCCTGTAAGGACAACGGTTATTGCATATTGGCAACGTGGCGGTGTGACGGTGACACCGACTGCTCGGACAACTCGGATGAAGAGAACTGTACGTCTGCACACACTTGTTCGGAAACAGAATTTGCCTGTAAGGACAATGGTCATTGCATATCGGCGGCATGGCGATGTGACGGTGACGCCGACTGCTCAGACCGCTCAGACGAAGAGAACTGTACGTCTGTACGTGCTTGTTCAGAAACAGAATTTGCCTGTAAGGACAATGGTCATTGCATTTCGGCGACATGGCGATGTGACGGTGACCCCGACTGCTCAGACCGCTCAGACGAAGAGAATTGTACTTCTGCACGCGCTTGTTCGGAAACAGAATTCACCTGCGAGGACAACAGTCATTGCATACTGTTAACGTGGCGATGCGATGGCGACCCCGACTGTTCTGATGGTTCGGACGAGGATGTTGCCACGTGCAACGAAGGTTTCATCTGCCCACCCAACAAATTTCTTTGCAAATCTCTCGGTCAATTTGTGTGTGTTCCCACCGAGCGGAGGTGCGACGGCGATATTGACTGTGACGACGCCGTGGACGAGAAGAACTGCACCCGACCTCAAACGTGCTCAGAGGAAGAGTTTACCTGCACCGACAGAGCACAGTGCATACCTGCAGCATTGCGCTGTGACGGTACACGCGACTGCGTAGACGGTTCAGACGAAAATTTTGTGGACTGCCTAAGTGAGGCACCATGCCCGACGGACCAATTCGCTTGCAGACGCACGCAGGAGGGCTCCGTGACGTGCTTACCTAGGACATTGCTGTGCGACGGTCACACACAGTGCCACGACGGCTCCGACGAAGTCGGCTGCGAGAACCGAATCTGCGAAGCCGGAGAGTTTCGTTGCACGACAGGGCGTTGCGTTCCCCAGCAGTGGACCTGCGACGGCAAGCCCGACTGCCCGGACGGATTGGACGAGGACGTAATATTATGCAACGTGTTCATGTCGGTATGCACTCCGAACCAGCTGCCCTGCTTCTCGCACGACGACGGCGTTATCTGCGTCGACGAAGCGCAAAGGTGCGACGGACATGTGGACTGCGACGACGGTAGCGACGAGAGGCTGAACTGCGCCAGGTTGGCCTTCCATTGTAGAGGAAGCTATTTGCGGTGCGATAACGGCAGGTGCGTACCGAAGCCATGGAAGTGCGATGGTGATTATGACTGCTTCGATGGAAGCGACGAGAAAGGCTGTGCCAGCACCGACGAGCAACGTTCCCAGAATTGCTCGCTCAACGAATTTTCCTGCTCATCGGGTTCGACGTGCATACCGCTGAACTTGCGTTGTGACCACCGCCCCGACTGCCCCGATGAGTCCGACGAACACGACTGCCCTTCAGAGATGTCCAATTTCGTG GGCACGAAGACTGCTCTGCGAGTCTCAGAGCTCAACCGACAAAAGCACGCGCCCGAGTTCGAGATCCGTCACAACCGTTCCGCAAACCAGAGGTTTGCAAGCACGGCCCCACCGCTCGACGAGATCTTCAGCATTAGTGGTTCAGGCCAGGGTGTAACATTCTGCGAAGTTTTCCTTCGAGCACCAGCTGTCAGAGGGACCAGTGCCGTCATGTCTGCAATTCCTACAGCCCTGCTGTCTCTGCTGGTCTTCCTCAGCGGTCTCGCCACAGCAGTGACCTACAGCATTCAGCTTGCTCGAAAATGGGACCCTTGCTTGGCGAATGAGTTCAAGTGCGCAAGCAACGGCAAGTGCATTCGGGCGGCGTGTCTCTGCGACGGAAGAAATGACTGCGACGACGGTTCCGACGAAAGCGACTGCTCACGAGGCCGCCGGTGTTCGGTGACGGAGTTCCGGTGCCAAAACGGCCAGTGCATCCCGAGCTGGCGGCGGTGCGACGGCAGGCCCGACTGCGACGACCTCTCGGACGAAGGCGAGGCAATGTGCGGGTCCGAGACTTGTCATCCGGATCACTTCGCGTGCAAGAACCGTGCCGGCGCTTGTATTCCCGCCGAGTGGCGCTGCGATCGAGTTCGCGACTGTGCCGACGGCTCGGACGAACTAGACTGCCCGAATGTGACCTGTTCGGAGGAGACGGAGTTCGCTTGCCGAAACGGCCGATGTGTCCTGCGGGGTTGGAGatgcgacggcgacgacgactgcGGCGACGGATCGGACGAAGAGCACTGTCCGCGCGACACGCGTTCGTCGTGA